A single Micrococcales bacterium DNA region contains:
- a CDS encoding flavodoxin domain-containing protein: MKIAIVFASKNGTTCKAAKRMASLLAEHEVDLINLGEVKKPRLDQYQAIALGTAIYAGKPLKMMKALVKRQEVALQKARLGLFVCGMMKENDKRASELADAFPESLHASAVAEAFLGGEFNLDQLTAIEKLVISRIAGEATRASTIDDNAIEVFAKQLVGA; encoded by the coding sequence GTGAAGATTGCCATCGTGTTCGCCTCCAAAAACGGCACCACCTGCAAGGCCGCTAAACGGATGGCCTCCCTTTTGGCAGAACATGAGGTTGACCTGATCAACCTGGGCGAGGTCAAGAAGCCTCGGCTGGACCAGTACCAGGCCATCGCCTTGGGTACCGCGATTTACGCCGGTAAGCCGTTGAAGATGATGAAAGCGCTGGTCAAGCGGCAAGAGGTGGCCCTGCAGAAGGCTCGGCTGGGTCTATTTGTCTGCGGCATGATGAAGGAGAACGACAAACGCGCTTCGGAGTTGGCTGACGCCTTTCCGGAATCGCTTCATGCCAGCGCCGTAGCCGAGGCATTCTTGGGCGGCGAATTCAATCTGGACCAGTTGACCGCCATAGAGAAGCTCGTCATCAGCCGAATCGCAGGAGAAGCCACACGGGCCAGCACTATCGACGACAACGCCATTGAAGTCTTTGCCAAACAGCTGGTTGGCGCCTGA
- a CDS encoding exonuclease domain-containing protein, with product MPLRDCPLVGFDTETTGTSTQKDRIVTAALVRRAADGTTTERAWLINPGVEIPAVATAVHGITTEFARANGQEPAQALEAIAAQLANALASGLAVVAFNASFDLRILEAELARNGLESLSQRLGGEVRPVLDPLVIDRGVDRYRRGKRKLGDLMGHYRIRQTEHLHDAAADVRATIAVLDAIAVKFSEVNQMDLGDLHSKQQAWHKDWATSFNQFLESKGRAPDVDLRWP from the coding sequence ATGCCACTGCGAGATTGTCCACTTGTTGGCTTTGACACCGAGACCACCGGCACATCGACCCAGAAGGATCGCATTGTCACGGCGGCGCTGGTGCGGCGGGCCGCTGATGGCACCACCACTGAGCGGGCCTGGCTAATCAACCCGGGCGTTGAAATCCCAGCTGTAGCCACCGCCGTGCATGGCATCACCACTGAGTTTGCTCGTGCCAACGGTCAAGAACCAGCCCAGGCGCTGGAGGCGATTGCAGCCCAACTGGCCAATGCCCTGGCCAGCGGCCTGGCAGTGGTGGCCTTCAACGCCTCATTCGACCTGCGGATTCTTGAAGCCGAACTGGCCCGCAACGGCCTTGAGTCGCTCAGCCAGCGGCTTGGCGGTGAGGTGCGCCCAGTGTTGGACCCGCTGGTGATTGACCGCGGGGTCGACCGCTACCGCCGGGGCAAGCGCAAACTTGGTGATCTGATGGGGCACTACCGGATCCGGCAAACCGAGCACCTGCATGACGCGGCTGCCGATGTCCGCGCCACTATCGCCGTCCTCGACGCCATTGCGGTCAAGTTCTCAGAGGTCAACCAGATGGACCTAGGAGACTTACACTCCAAGCAGCAGGCTTGGCACAAGGATTGGGCCACCAGTTTCAACCAGTTCCTGGAGTCGAAAGGGCGGGCACCGGATGTCGACCTGCGCTGGCCCTAG
- a CDS encoding PH domain-containing protein, protein MFTIILIVAAVLLARLAGRSDSMPSWLPAVIWGVAGLAWLLLAIPPFIRWFVSTDTLYSDRLESIEGVIKQHRRVISLERIAAVNVDRTLADRFFRSGTIVVQTAGHDSDVDLVCCPQAGRRVDQIRQQMELALEHRGKAGGGAASL, encoded by the coding sequence GTGTTCACCATCATCCTGATCGTGGCAGCTGTGTTGTTGGCCCGCCTGGCCGGTCGATCTGACTCCATGCCGTCATGGCTGCCGGCCGTCATTTGGGGCGTGGCCGGCCTGGCCTGGCTGCTTCTGGCTATTCCGCCATTCATCAGGTGGTTCGTTTCAACCGACACCCTCTACAGCGACCGGCTTGAATCGATTGAGGGCGTCATCAAACAGCACCGCCGGGTCATCAGCCTTGAGCGGATCGCCGCGGTTAATGTCGATAGAACCTTGGCGGATCGATTCTTCCGCTCGGGCACCATTGTGGTTCAGACCGCTGGTCATGATTCTGATGTCGATCTGGTCTGCTGCCCTCAGGCCGGCCGGCGCGTTGACCAGATCCGCCAGCAGATGGAGCTTGCCCTTGAGCACCGTGGCAAAGCCGGTGGTGGCGCCGCCAGCCTCTAG